In the Macrobrachium rosenbergii isolate ZJJX-2024 chromosome 23, ASM4041242v1, whole genome shotgun sequence genome, one interval contains:
- the LOC136851174 gene encoding neuropeptide-like protein 33 produces MVTINTRSTVTPATIPLVTSEEEPTLAKMRVAFVALLVLIAVVMVMADPDPGYGKGHGHGGYGKGHGHGGYGKGHGHGGYGKGHGHKGYGKGHGHGGYGKGHGHGGYGKGHGHKGYGKGHGHGGYGYH; encoded by the exons ATGGTCACTATAAATACCCGATCGACGGTCACTCCAGCAACCATTCCTTTGGTAACTAGCGAGGAGGAACCAACACTTGCCAAaatg CGCGTAGCTTTCGTTGCCCTTCTCGTTCTAATTGCTGTGGTCATGGTAATGGCCGACCCCGACCCGGGATACGGCAAAGGACACGGCCACGGCGGATACGGCAAAGGACACGGCCATGGCGGATACGGCAAAGGACACGGCCATGGCGGATACGGCAAAGGACACGGCCACAAAGGCTACGGCAAAGGACACGGCCACGGTGGATATGGCAAAGGACACGGCCACGGCGGATACGGCAAAGGACACGGCCACAAAGGCTACGGCAAAGGGCATGGCCATGGTGGATACG gTTACCATTAA
- the LOC136851173 gene encoding neuropeptide-like protein 31, whose amino-acid sequence MRVAIVALLVLVAVAMVMADPDPGYGKGHGHGGYGKGHGHGGYGKGHGHGYGKGHGHGGYGKGHGHGYGKGHGHGGYGKGHGHGGYGKGHGHGGYGKGHGHGGYGKGHGHGGYGYH is encoded by the exons atg cgaGTAGCAATTGTGGCCCTTCTTGTTCTGGTCGCCGTGGCCATGGTTATGGCCGACCCAGACCCAGGATACGGCAAAGGACATGGCCACGGTGGCTACGGCAAAGGACACGGCCATGGCGGATATGGCAAAGGACACGGCCATGGATACGGCAAAGGACACGGACACGGAGGATACGGCAAAGGACACGGCCATGGATATGGTAAAGGACACGGCCATGGTGGATATGGTAAAGGACACGGCCATGGTGGATACGGCAAAGGACACGGCCATGGTGGATACGGCAAAGGACACGGCCATGGAGGCTATGGGAAAGGACATGGTCACGGTGGATATG gttacCATTAA
- the LOC136851373 gene encoding major prion protein 1-like isoform X1 yields MRVALVAFLVLVVVALVMADPDPGYGKGHGHGGYGKGHGHGGYGKGHGHGGYGKGHGHGGYGKGHGHGGYGKGHGHGYGKGHGHGGYGKGHGHGGYGYH; encoded by the exons ATG CGCGTAGCTCTCGTTGCCTTTCTAGTCTTGGTCGTCGTAGCCTTGGTTATGGCTGACCCTGACCCAGGCTACGGCAAAGGACACGGCCACGGAGGATATGGCAAAGGACACGGCCATGGTGGATACGGCAAAGGACACGGCCACGGCGGATACGGCAAAGGACACGGCCACGGCGGATACGGCAAAGGACACGGCCATGGAGGATACGGCAAAGGACACGGCCATGGCTACGGCAAAGGACACGGTCACGGAGGATACGGCAAAGGACACGGCCATGGTGGATATG gtTACCATTAA
- the LOC136851373 gene encoding neuropeptide-like protein 31 isoform X2: MADPDPGYGKGHGHGGYGKGHGHGGYGKGHGHGGYGKGHGHGGYGKGHGHGGYGKGHGHGYGKGHGHGGYGKGHGHGGYGYH, from the exons ATGGCTGACCCTGACCCAGGCTACGGCAAAGGACACGGCCACGGAGGATATGGCAAAGGACACGGCCATGGTGGATACGGCAAAGGACACGGCCACGGCGGATACGGCAAAGGACACGGCCACGGCGGATACGGCAAAGGACACGGCCATGGAGGATACGGCAAAGGACACGGCCATGGCTACGGCAAAGGACACGGTCACGGAGGATACGGCAAAGGACACGGCCATGGTGGATATG gtTACCATTAA